One Synechococcus sp. JA-2-3B'a(2-13) genomic window carries:
- a CDS encoding glycosyltransferase family 2 protein: protein MARVCIITTVRDPGVCLESFIRYHLALGIAHIYIFFDDLEDPAIQVALQFSDVTAIPNDEALQVQQALGNVLYPKYGPHVGYEVMARQILNVETAIQLALDQGMDWILHIDGDELFYPGQTTAPNWFDRVSDDIFQVTFLNHEAAPEAFEIEDYFREVTLFKRNPAILDPGFYTQFQKISSKSQYFLAYQNGKSAARIYPSLLPNSVHSFDIPGDHTLVTSSPSILHYLNCGFQNYYKKYAQPGNFPDYWWRSKSNPIRVPFHLTSRDAYCSGDRTRMEALYQEFILYNNPEASQSLMENGILTRICYPSQLLSSLSTSPV, encoded by the coding sequence ATGGCCAGAGTTTGCATAATTACCACTGTTCGGGATCCAGGCGTGTGCTTGGAGTCGTTCATTCGCTATCACCTTGCCCTTGGAATTGCCCATATTTATATCTTCTTTGACGATCTAGAGGATCCCGCTATTCAGGTGGCACTTCAGTTTTCCGATGTAACGGCTATTCCCAACGATGAAGCTTTGCAAGTCCAACAAGCATTGGGGAATGTTCTCTATCCAAAATATGGCCCTCATGTTGGCTATGAGGTCATGGCTCGTCAGATCCTTAACGTAGAAACTGCTATACAACTTGCCCTGGATCAGGGCATGGACTGGATTCTTCATATTGACGGAGACGAGCTTTTTTATCCTGGCCAGACAACGGCTCCAAATTGGTTTGATCGAGTAAGCGACGACATATTTCAAGTTACGTTTCTAAACCACGAAGCAGCTCCCGAAGCGTTTGAGATCGAAGACTACTTCCGCGAGGTCACTTTATTTAAGAGAAATCCTGCTATTTTGGATCCCGGATTCTATACCCAGTTTCAGAAGATCTCTAGTAAGAGTCAATACTTTTTGGCTTACCAGAATGGAAAGTCAGCAGCTCGGATCTATCCCTCTCTTCTGCCTAACAGCGTACATAGCTTTGATATTCCAGGGGATCATACTCTAGTAACGTCGTCTCCCTCTATTTTGCACTACTTGAACTGCGGATTCCAGAACTACTATAAAAAATACGCCCAACCGGGAAACTTTCCCGACTACTGGTGGCGCTCCAAGTCTAATCCTATTCGGGTGCCTTTTCACTTAACCTCACGGGATGCTTACTGCTCGGGAGATAGAACTCGCATGGAAGCTCTCTATCAGGAGTTTATACTTTACAACAATCCTGAAGCCAGTCAAAGCCTCATGGAAAACGGCATTCTCACACGCATTTGCTACCCTTCCCAGCTACTGTCATCTCTCTCTACCTCACCGGTTTAG
- a CDS encoding tetratricopeptide repeat protein — protein MSDWILTNKLLAGIQAQQAGDLRQAEAIYSEILADFPEHADALHLLGTVAQARGDSELAAALIAEAIEQHPEVALYHHNLGVVYESLGQLEEALSCYQQSLKLNPHAAGSAFQAGKILVNLRRSEEAIALLNPLLENSDEQTGIPLAQVHLNLAIAYRDQGEHAVALDHLEKALALDPQLEQARWFYHLYLPAVYQSEEELNSFRARFVEHLDRLIEETPLETEEQRRTALWASGLGTNHYLQYQGYNDLDLQKKYAQFVQRIVNACYSQWRYLPHQSQPEDPIRVGFASASMRACSYSRLSLGWVKYLNANWADGQANFERKFQVFAYHLDPRTDFMTDRYRQYADVFRHIPTGLEDAARQILQDQLDILVYLEIGLSPLILQLASLRLAPIQCSTWAHPVTSGLSTIDYFLSSDLMEPEDAQEHYSETLIRLPHLGTCFEKPVLPQQKRYREDFGLRRNAVVYLACQYLGKYLPQYDYLFAAIAQRVPNAQFVFLALPNAAIARQFRERLTQAFSLYGLNVEDHCLILPGLDYQDYLDLNRCADLMLDSYGWSGGITTLEAVAVGLPVITCPGKLMRGRHTYAILKRMELDSLIASDLKSYEDLAVKLGSDSEFRYHMAEEVRQRCHLLFEDRECVAALAHFFLTLTKKPDAGRD, from the coding sequence ATGTCAGACTGGATACTTACAAACAAACTTCTAGCCGGGATCCAAGCCCAGCAAGCAGGAGATTTGCGACAAGCAGAAGCCATTTACTCCGAAATCTTGGCGGATTTTCCTGAGCATGCAGATGCCCTTCACCTGTTGGGAACGGTAGCTCAAGCCAGAGGAGACTCGGAATTGGCAGCGGCTCTCATTGCAGAAGCCATTGAGCAACATCCCGAAGTGGCTCTGTATCACCACAATTTGGGTGTCGTCTATGAGTCTTTGGGTCAACTGGAGGAAGCGCTATCCTGTTATCAGCAAAGCCTGAAACTGAATCCACACGCTGCTGGATCTGCCTTTCAAGCTGGAAAAATCTTAGTTAACCTGCGACGTAGCGAAGAAGCCATTGCCCTACTCAATCCTCTACTGGAAAACTCGGATGAACAGACAGGGATCCCTTTGGCGCAGGTGCATCTGAATCTGGCTATCGCCTACCGAGATCAAGGAGAACACGCTGTTGCCTTGGATCACCTGGAGAAAGCATTGGCTTTGGATCCCCAGTTAGAACAGGCTCGTTGGTTTTATCATCTCTACTTGCCGGCAGTCTATCAGAGTGAGGAAGAGCTCAACTCCTTTCGTGCTCGCTTTGTTGAGCACCTGGATCGTCTTATTGAGGAAACTCCCCTAGAAACAGAGGAGCAACGTCGCACAGCGCTGTGGGCATCAGGACTGGGAACCAATCACTACCTACAGTACCAAGGCTACAACGACCTGGATTTACAGAAAAAATATGCCCAGTTTGTTCAACGTATAGTCAACGCTTGCTATTCCCAGTGGAGATATCTTCCTCACCAATCCCAGCCAGAGGATCCCATCCGAGTTGGGTTTGCCTCAGCTTCCATGCGAGCTTGCTCTTACAGCCGCTTATCTCTGGGTTGGGTTAAGTACCTGAACGCCAATTGGGCTGATGGACAGGCTAACTTTGAGCGGAAGTTTCAAGTTTTCGCTTATCACTTGGATCCCAGAACCGATTTCATGACAGACCGGTATCGTCAATATGCCGATGTGTTTCGACACATTCCCACCGGACTTGAGGATGCAGCCCGACAAATCCTGCAGGATCAGCTAGATATTTTAGTGTATTTGGAGATTGGTCTTTCACCTCTTATTCTGCAACTGGCTTCCCTGCGACTGGCACCGATACAGTGCTCCACTTGGGCTCATCCTGTAACTTCTGGGCTTTCTACGATTGACTATTTCCTCTCCAGCGATTTAATGGAGCCAGAGGATGCTCAGGAACACTACAGTGAAACCTTGATCCGGCTACCTCATTTGGGCACTTGCTTCGAAAAGCCGGTTTTGCCTCAGCAAAAGCGCTATCGTGAGGATTTCGGCCTGCGCAGAAACGCAGTGGTTTACCTAGCTTGTCAATACTTGGGTAAATATCTGCCCCAATATGACTATCTTTTTGCCGCTATTGCTCAGCGAGTGCCCAACGCTCAATTTGTTTTTTTGGCTCTACCCAATGCTGCTATTGCCCGACAATTTCGGGAACGGCTCACCCAGGCTTTTTCTTTGTATGGCCTCAATGTAGAAGACCACTGCCTGATCCTGCCCGGATTGGATTATCAAGACTACTTGGATCTCAACCGCTGTGCCGATCTTATGTTAGATTCCTATGGCTGGTCAGGTGGGATCACCACCTTAGAGGCCGTTGCGGTCGGATTGCCTGTGATCACTTGCCCTGGAAAGCTGATGCGGGGGCGGCATACCTATGCCATTCTCAAAAGAATGGAGCTGGACAGTTTAATTGCCTCGGATCTGAAAAGCTATGAGGATTTGGCCGTAAAACTGGGATCCGATTCTGAGTTTCGCTACCACATGGCTGAGGAGGTTCGGCAGCGATGCCACCTACTCTTCGAAGATCGAGAATGTGTGGCAGCCCTGGCCCATTTCTTCCTCACCCTCACCAAGAAGCCCGACGCTGGTCGTGATTAG
- a CDS encoding RNA-guided endonuclease InsQ/TnpB family protein, producing the protein MTQVLTISCKLKVSPSQAAKLDATLEAFGQALNWVNQNTPEKIVNAVKLQSLCYYEIRARFGLSSNLAQQVCRRVAGSRKVAKQKKRPVKEFKSGFVTYDARIFSFREKDWTVSLTTVEGRERFELAIGRYQRERLADSNPKSATLVKRKDGSYSIQICVEAEPSPPQRTGRVLGVDLGRTDIAHTSDGDNWNGQQLNRVRDRYSRLRAVLQRKASKGTRSSRRRCRQLLQRLSGKERRFQTWVNHRISKAIVSRAKATNSAIALEDLTGIRERVNQQPRSKTERRRANSWAFYQLRQFLEYKARAAGVSLILVPPAYTSQTCHRCLHIHPEQGKSYRSGKSFKCGHCGWEGDADLNGANVIALLGAVVNQPRGSGLFCSLVEQGRLRATESPLRTALAVGVG; encoded by the coding sequence ATGACCCAAGTCCTGACCATATCCTGCAAGCTCAAGGTGTCCCCGTCGCAAGCCGCCAAATTGGACGCGACTTTGGAGGCTTTTGGCCAAGCCTTGAATTGGGTCAACCAGAACACGCCGGAGAAGATCGTCAACGCGGTCAAGCTGCAATCCCTTTGCTACTACGAGATTCGAGCCCGGTTTGGCTTGTCCAGTAACTTGGCTCAACAGGTGTGCAGACGGGTAGCGGGTTCCCGCAAAGTGGCTAAGCAGAAAAAGCGTCCCGTCAAGGAGTTTAAGAGCGGCTTTGTTACCTACGACGCTCGTATCTTTTCGTTCCGCGAGAAAGACTGGACGGTGTCGCTGACCACGGTGGAGGGTCGGGAGCGCTTTGAGCTGGCGATTGGCCGCTACCAGAGAGAACGGCTGGCGGACTCCAATCCCAAATCTGCCACTCTGGTCAAGCGTAAAGACGGCTCCTACTCCATTCAAATCTGTGTGGAAGCGGAGCCATCCCCACCGCAACGCACGGGCAGAGTGCTGGGGGTGGACTTGGGAAGGACAGATATTGCCCATACGTCAGACGGGGACAATTGGAATGGACAGCAGTTGAACAGAGTCCGCGACCGCTACTCCCGGTTGAGGGCGGTACTCCAACGCAAAGCCAGTAAGGGCACACGCAGTTCGCGGCGCAGATGCCGTCAACTGCTGCAACGGCTGTCTGGCAAGGAGAGGCGCTTTCAAACGTGGGTCAATCATCGCATCTCTAAAGCTATTGTCTCTAGGGCAAAGGCTACCAACAGCGCTATCGCCCTGGAAGACCTGACAGGGATCCGGGAAAGAGTCAATCAACAGCCCCGCAGCAAAACCGAGCGGCGCAGGGCCAACAGTTGGGCGTTTTATCAACTCCGTCAGTTTCTGGAATACAAGGCGAGGGCTGCAGGGGTTTCTCTGATTCTTGTGCCGCCTGCTTACACGTCGCAGACCTGTCACCGGTGCTTACACATCCACCCTGAGCAGGGCAAGTCCTACCGCAGTGGCAAGTCGTTCAAGTGTGGGCACTGTGGATGGGAAGGGGATGCGGATTTGAATGGTGCGAATGTGATTGCGCTTTTGGGGGCTGTCGTAAACCAGCCTAGAGGTTCGGGCCTGTTTTGTTCTCTGGTAGAGCAGGGCAGGCTCAGGGCTACTGAAAGCCCGCTCCGTACCGCTTTAGCGGTCGGAGTCGGGTAG
- a CDS encoding glycosyltransferase family protein, translating into MNPRVLLVWTTPPDYVPPLTLSERQVTLCPKGKVRRQIFDFFSVPKSLVECPDKDFDLYEFVQYSDQVEDKEFDLVIVWTSSVDLTSPFNTKKFGCPTVLLAGDTHHHVLPITHLLTYWATEAFDYIATAYDRQHLHWFAAAGVQRLAWLPFIPACLTSSSWIEKKEIRVAFVGNLNFNSYHYRRPKLIMSLKKLGLPLLIKTRVHNPQLIFGSSLISFNCSMNGDLNLRNLEVISAGGFLLTDQLSFASGLDELLAPGTYCDTYNSEAQLLEKIRYYLDHPQEAIQIARRAYHTFDQHWHPRHRIQNLLDWVFGGELPEPFRYSPRSDVRYFVSTASSAWIDTRLGIYEPIQELHRVQERLRVFVGRGCPGVIAADLLDLPRLELYVEEGFGDPCGLLQQKGVSERVHEVRGEPSSWPSFDAVVCTAQDLQRLGRPVRANFAFVLAEDHQLLLANASKLTEAAVLTGFDFGKLRLSVRLYPDTVFYERTYLNFPVFLSSQVQTVIDIGAGVGLGSVCFRGFCPEAAIHCFEVDPLALHLLQQNALGLGNCFVHPVGLAGQDSCRTCRLWPEDPQAEWGVEQVLPFREARAALKELGLEPIDVLRVATGGEEVEVLTSLQEQLKDIKVIYVEFTSEQDRKRIDQMLDPSHLLWQGEISQGNYGCLCYLSRAYV; encoded by the coding sequence ATGAATCCTCGAGTTCTACTAGTTTGGACGACTCCACCTGATTATGTCCCACCTCTCACTCTTTCAGAGCGTCAAGTAACTCTATGTCCGAAAGGAAAGGTTAGAAGACAGATATTTGATTTTTTTAGTGTTCCAAAAAGCTTAGTTGAGTGTCCTGACAAAGACTTTGACCTCTATGAATTTGTCCAGTATTCAGATCAAGTCGAAGACAAAGAATTTGACTTGGTGATTGTCTGGACATCGAGTGTTGATCTGACTAGTCCTTTCAACACGAAAAAATTTGGCTGCCCAACTGTCTTGCTAGCCGGAGATACGCATCATCACGTGCTCCCTATCACCCACCTTCTAACTTACTGGGCCACTGAAGCCTTTGATTATATTGCCACCGCCTATGACCGACAGCACCTCCACTGGTTCGCAGCAGCAGGAGTTCAAAGGCTAGCTTGGCTGCCTTTCATTCCCGCTTGTCTCACCAGCTCCAGTTGGATAGAAAAGAAAGAAATTAGAGTTGCGTTTGTGGGTAACCTTAATTTTAACTCTTATCATTACAGACGTCCTAAGTTGATCATGTCCTTGAAAAAACTGGGTCTACCTCTACTTATAAAGACTCGAGTCCACAATCCTCAACTAATATTTGGTAGCTCGTTAATCTCTTTCAACTGCAGCATGAACGGGGATCTGAACTTAAGGAACCTGGAAGTGATTTCTGCAGGGGGCTTTCTGCTTACTGACCAGCTCTCCTTCGCCTCAGGATTGGACGAACTTTTGGCGCCCGGCACCTACTGCGACACCTACAACTCCGAAGCCCAACTCCTGGAGAAAATCCGCTACTACCTAGACCATCCCCAGGAGGCCATTCAAATTGCCCGCCGCGCTTATCACACTTTCGACCAACACTGGCATCCCCGCCACCGCATTCAGAACCTGCTGGACTGGGTGTTTGGGGGAGAGCTGCCGGAGCCCTTTCGTTACTCGCCCCGCTCTGATGTGCGCTACTTTGTCAGCACGGCCAGCTCTGCCTGGATAGACACACGACTAGGAATCTACGAGCCCATTCAAGAGCTGCATCGCGTGCAGGAGCGACTGAGGGTATTTGTTGGCCGAGGCTGTCCTGGGGTGATAGCCGCAGACTTGCTGGACCTGCCGCGGCTGGAGCTGTACGTGGAAGAGGGGTTTGGGGATCCCTGTGGTCTGCTGCAGCAGAAGGGAGTGTCCGAGCGGGTGCATGAGGTGAGGGGGGAGCCGAGCAGTTGGCCTAGCTTTGATGCTGTGGTGTGCACAGCTCAGGACTTGCAGCGGCTGGGGCGGCCTGTGAGGGCTAACTTTGCTTTTGTCTTGGCAGAGGACCACCAACTTCTTTTGGCCAATGCCAGTAAGTTAACGGAAGCAGCAGTGTTGACTGGCTTTGACTTTGGCAAACTCAGGCTTTCGGTAAGGCTCTACCCAGACACCGTTTTTTACGAGAGGACGTATCTTAACTTTCCTGTGTTTCTGTCTAGTCAGGTGCAGACGGTTATCGACATCGGAGCTGGGGTAGGCCTTGGTAGCGTTTGTTTTCGGGGTTTCTGCCCTGAGGCGGCCATTCATTGTTTTGAGGTGGATCCCTTGGCCTTGCACCTGCTGCAGCAGAATGCTCTTGGCCTGGGCAACTGCTTTGTGCATCCAGTGGGGCTAGCGGGGCAGGATAGTTGCAGAACTTGTCGGCTCTGGCCGGAGGATCCTCAGGCCGAGTGGGGAGTGGAGCAGGTGCTCCCTTTCCGGGAAGCTAGGGCAGCCCTCAAGGAGTTGGGTTTGGAGCCCATCGATGTGCTCAGGGTGGCTACAGGTGGAGAGGAGGTGGAGGTGTTGACCAGCCTGCAAGAGCAGCTCAAAGACATCAAGGTGATTTACGTGGAGTTTACTTCTGAGCAAGACCGCAAGCGGATTGACCAGATGCTGGATCCCTCTCATCTCCTCTGGCAGGGGGAGATTTCTCAAGGTAACTACGGCTGTCTCTGTTACCTGAGCAGAGCTTACGTTTAG
- a CDS encoding 2OG-Fe(II) oxygenase translates to MLLRDYLADSALYLVNHCRYGAIAQANLDLMGIDPSFHLQKVLPNLGQGIHLLTWDPQHKGLTEQDLAHIQAIGPGSLLAANPVFLTFTQPDPSEPNRFYPCKYIKLDNFLPQELNQAILQHAITHQDKFIPSKSYSKSNTEAESLKFRRSLRLDFAYFQEHGSLLREKIAAVAPQIFAELGIENFDIQIFEMEMIASHDGCFFTAHTDNSYPQTAFRQVSCVYYFHKEPKPYRGGELRIYDTQRQKPHPPILHGAYDEVTPTNNSIVFFSSSCLHEILPVFSPSQAFADSRFTINTWLGAKQFT, encoded by the coding sequence TTGCTACTGCGGGATTACTTGGCCGACTCAGCCCTATACTTGGTCAACCATTGCCGCTACGGAGCCATAGCCCAAGCCAACCTAGATTTGATGGGGATAGATCCCAGTTTTCATCTGCAGAAGGTTTTGCCCAATCTAGGCCAAGGGATCCATCTCCTCACTTGGGATCCCCAGCACAAAGGGTTAACCGAGCAGGATCTCGCTCACATCCAAGCAATTGGCCCTGGATCACTGCTGGCAGCTAACCCGGTATTCCTGACTTTTACCCAGCCGGATCCCTCAGAACCCAACCGGTTTTACCCCTGTAAATACATCAAGCTGGATAACTTCCTGCCTCAAGAGCTCAACCAAGCCATTCTCCAACATGCCATTACCCACCAAGACAAGTTTATCCCTTCCAAGAGCTACAGCAAGAGCAACACCGAGGCAGAGTCACTAAAATTTCGCCGCTCCCTGAGGCTGGACTTCGCTTACTTTCAGGAGCATGGATCCCTGCTGCGAGAAAAAATTGCGGCTGTTGCTCCCCAAATCTTCGCCGAGCTAGGCATTGAGAACTTTGACATTCAAATCTTTGAGATGGAGATGATTGCCAGCCATGATGGCTGCTTCTTTACCGCCCACACCGATAACTCCTACCCACAAACTGCCTTCCGCCAGGTGAGCTGCGTATATTACTTTCACAAAGAGCCAAAGCCTTATCGAGGAGGTGAGCTGCGCATCTACGATACCCAAAGGCAAAAACCTCATCCACCAATCCTGCACGGGGCATACGATGAGGTAACTCCTACAAATAACAGCATCGTCTTCTTCTCCAGCAGTTGCCTACATGAAATCCTGCCGGTATTTAGCCCTAGCCAAGCCTTTGCCGATAGCCGCTTCACTATCAATACTTGGCTAGGAGCCAAGCAATTCACCTAA
- a CDS encoding glycosyltransferase family protein — protein MQDIKANAPRILLNWPTPPDYIPPPQLSDRQVSLCPKRRAKGFGLNFVNLSKELVECPEGDYDLYDFVQQSEQITNKEFDLVIVWTSSFDQSNPLNTRKFKCPTLLLAGDTHHWKFPINHLLAYWAAEGFDYVATAYNFQHLHWFAAAGAENLAWLPLISMRTVTHDWVEDRENQVVFIGQQGSRHPRRCRLVQAIKNADLPILIKTANRQEAAKWFAHSLISFNCSQNGDLNLRNLEVISAGGFLLTDQLSFASGLDELLAPGTYCDTYNSEAQLLEKIRYYLDHPQEAIQIARRAYHTFDQHWHPRHRIQNLLDWVFGGELPEPFRYSPRSDVRYFVSTASSAWIDTRLGIYEPIQELHRVQERLRVFVGRGCPGVIAADLLDLPRLELYVEEGFGDPCALLQQKGVPERIHEVRGEPSSWPSFDAVVCTVGDLQRLGRPVRANFAFVLAEDHQLLLANASKLMEAVLPGFDFGKLRFSVKLYPDTVFYERTYLNFPVFLSSQVQTVIDIGAGVGLGSVCFRGFCPEAAIHCFEVDPLALHLLQQNALGLGNCFVHSVGLAGQNSCRTCRLWPEDPQAKWGVEQLLPFREARAALKELGLEFIDVLRVATGGDEVEVLANLQPQLRDIKVIYVEFTSEQDRKRIDQMLDPSHLLWQEEVSQGNYGCLCYLNRCIFYESSGNL, from the coding sequence ATGCAAGACATCAAGGCCAATGCTCCGCGAATTCTCCTCAATTGGCCAACTCCGCCAGACTATATCCCGCCCCCGCAGCTTTCAGATCGGCAGGTCAGTCTTTGCCCCAAGAGGAGAGCCAAGGGCTTTGGACTAAACTTTGTCAATCTCTCTAAGGAATTGGTGGAGTGCCCAGAGGGAGACTATGACCTCTATGACTTTGTGCAGCAGTCTGAGCAAATTACAAATAAGGAGTTTGACCTAGTTATTGTTTGGACTTCCAGCTTTGACCAGAGTAATCCCCTAAATACAAGGAAGTTTAAATGCCCCACACTCTTGCTAGCTGGAGACACCCACCACTGGAAGTTTCCCATCAACCATCTCTTGGCCTACTGGGCTGCTGAAGGGTTTGATTACGTCGCTACTGCCTATAACTTCCAGCATTTGCACTGGTTTGCCGCAGCAGGCGCTGAGAATCTTGCCTGGTTGCCTCTTATCTCCATGCGCACTGTTACCCACGATTGGGTGGAAGATAGAGAAAATCAAGTGGTCTTTATCGGCCAACAGGGATCCCGCCATCCCAGGCGTTGCCGGCTGGTTCAAGCCATAAAGAATGCAGATTTGCCCATCCTCATCAAAACAGCCAACCGCCAAGAGGCAGCCAAATGGTTTGCCCATTCTCTGATTTCCTTTAACTGCAGCCAAAATGGGGATCTGAACTTAAGGAACTTGGAAGTGATTTCCGCGGGGGGCTTTCTGCTTACTGACCAGCTCTCCTTCGCCTCAGGATTGGACGAACTTTTGGCGCCCGGCACCTACTGCGACACCTACAACTCCGAAGCCCAACTCCTGGAGAAAATCCGCTACTACCTAGACCATCCCCAGGAGGCCATTCAAATTGCCCGCCGCGCTTATCACACTTTCGACCAACACTGGCATCCCCGCCACCGCATTCAGAACCTGCTGGACTGGGTGTTTGGGGGAGAGCTGCCGGAGCCCTTTCGTTACTCGCCCCGCTCTGATGTGCGCTACTTTGTCAGCACGGCCAGCTCTGCCTGGATAGACACACGACTAGGAATCTACGAGCCCATTCAAGAGCTGCATCGCGTGCAGGAGCGACTGAGGGTATTTGTTGGCCGAGGCTGTCCTGGGGTGATAGCCGCAGACTTGCTGGACCTGCCGCGGCTGGAGCTGTACGTGGAAGAGGGGTTTGGGGATCCCTGTGCCCTGCTGCAGCAGAAGGGAGTGCCCGAGCGAATTCACGAGGTGAGGGGGGAGCCGAGCAGTTGGCCCAGCTTTGATGCGGTGGTGTGCACGGTGGGAGACTTGCAGCGGCTGGGGCGGCCTGTGAGGGCTAACTTTGCTTTTGTCTTGGCAGAGGACCACCAACTTCTTTTGGCCAATGCCAGTAAGTTAATGGAAGCAGTGTTGCCTGGCTTTGACTTTGGCAAACTCAGGTTTTCGGTAAAGCTCTACCCAGACACCGTTTTTTACGAGAGGACGTATCTTAACTTTCCTGTGTTTCTGTCTAGTCAGGTGCAGACGGTTATCGACATCGGAGCTGGGGTAGGCCTTGGTAGCGTTTGTTTTCGGGGTTTCTGCCCTGAGGCGGCCATTCATTGTTTTGAGGTGGATCCCTTGGCCTTGCACCTGCTGCAGCAGAATGCTCTTGGCCTGGGCAACTGCTTTGTGCATTCGGTGGGGCTGGCGGGGCAGAATAGCTGCAGAACTTGTCGGCTCTGGCCGGAGGATCCTCAAGCGAAGTGGGGAGTGGAGCAGCTGCTCCCTTTCCGGGAAGCCAGGGCAGCTCTCAAGGAGCTGGGTCTGGAGTTCATCGATGTGCTCAGGGTGGCTACGGGTGGGGATGAGGTGGAGGTATTGGCTAACCTGCAGCCGCAGCTTAGGGACATCAAGGTGATTTACGTGGAGTTTACCTCTGAGCAAGACCGCAAGCGGATTGACCAGATGCTGGATCCCTCTCATCTCCTCTGGCAGGAGGAAGTTTCTCAGGGTAACTACGGGTGCTTATGTTATCTGAATAGATGCATATTCTACGAAAGCAGTGGTAATCTTTAG
- a CDS encoding type IV pilin protein gives MSAKSRQSLLRAKLAQQILSKAKGFTLIELLVVIVIVGVLSAVAIPQFLNQVRRSRTAEAQAALTEVGRASEVYRLDFGVYPDKYVRIKYAGDYTDKYMNDPWRAPNYQDPVPTERSTTAPHALRWDTTSNGAPYITRSGSKIQCTIGLGAQEAAVTSLDTFVGKSCNVFQ, from the coding sequence ATGAGTGCAAAGTCTCGTCAGTCTCTGTTGCGGGCCAAACTGGCTCAGCAAATTCTCTCCAAAGCCAAGGGCTTCACCCTGATTGAGCTGTTGGTGGTGATTGTAATTGTGGGTGTGCTGTCTGCAGTGGCAATCCCGCAGTTCTTAAACCAAGTGCGCCGCTCCCGTACAGCCGAAGCTCAAGCGGCTCTCACTGAAGTAGGCCGTGCCTCTGAAGTCTACCGACTCGACTTCGGCGTCTATCCTGACAAGTATGTTAGGATCAAGTACGCTGGAGACTATACTGACAAGTACATGAACGATCCGTGGAGGGCTCCCAACTACCAAGATCCAGTGCCTACTGAACGTTCGACCACTGCTCCTCACGCACTAAGGTGGGACACAACATCCAACGGTGCTCCATACATCACCAGGTCTGGCAGCAAAATTCAATGCACCATTGGGCTGGGAGCGCAGGAGGCAGCTGTGACTTCTCTGGATACCTTCGTTGGTAAGAGCTGTAACGTCTTTCAATAA